One Zonotrichia albicollis isolate bZonAlb1 chromosome 14, bZonAlb1.hap1, whole genome shotgun sequence genomic window, CCACCACCTGAGTGTCTCATCTCATTGTTAACGTGATACTATGAATTCAGGATATCATTTTAAACTGAGAAATTCCCAAAGCTGAGCTTTATGTCCTGTATTCTATAGGTGCTTCTTTCTTGAGGTCCTGTTTCCACAAGACTGGAAGGGATTTTCTCACCAGATCTGCAAACCAGGACCTTGCAGCATTGATACATTAATGTAAAACATGGCTGATGGCTTAgaagggaaatattttccaCAGAAACATCATGGAAACAACTTGACAATTATCAGATATCCAGTCCTTAAACCACAAGTGATATTAAAGGATGAGTGTGTTTAGATGATCCATAGAGACCAAAGTTCATCCAAGGCATATGGCTGGATAAACAGGGAGCAGGTTGCAGCATTCTTGGTTTTCACGAAAAAACTTCCTGGTCTTTTAGTACTTTTAAGTATTCAAGTCACTGAAGATCAAGGGAGATGTCTAGGCAGGACAGAAAGAACAAATTTGCTCACTTTGCTCATTTTATCTCTTCATGGCAAAATTTATTTGGAGTTCCATTAGAACCACCAAGTACTTCGTGTTATTAACCTTTGAGTAGTTTTAAATTGGGTCTATATGGTTTGCCGCATTTACTTTGAGTCATGGGTTATACAATAACGTGATGGCTTCTCAGCAGGATTAAAACCTGAGTACATTAAAATTCAATTAAAAGCCTGTGACAAGTGCAGTGGTTGACTCAGACCATTAACTGGGGTTGTGTCTCTAAAATGAACAGCTCTGTCACTACACTGAGGGAGGAAGTTTGGTATAACCAAGTGAAATGTCCTCTCTGGTATTCCAGAAAGTTCTAACATTTGTCTCTAATTCCTCTTTTTCTGTTTAGCCAACCAATACCACAATGACTGAGGACTTGGACCACAGATTCAGTTATCTCACCTGGGATCAGATTAAAATCCTGGATCAGGTTTTGACTGAGGCTATACCTATTCATGGGAGAGGAAATTTTCCAACCCTGGAGGTAAAGCCTAAGGATATAATCCATATGGTAAAGGAGCAGCTCATTGAGAAGCAGATCCATGTCAGGGACATCCGCCTGAACGGTTCCACTGCCAGTCACATCCTGGTGAAGCACAATGGCACCAGTTACAAGGACCTGGACATCATTTTTGGAGTGGAACTTCCCAGTGAGCTCGAGTTCCAGGTGGTAAAGGAAGCAGTTCTCAATTGCCTATTGGACTTCTTGCCAAAATGCGTTAACAAGCAAAAAATCACGGCTCAGACCATGAAAGATGCCTACGTTCAGAAGATGGTCAAAGTCTCCACCGACCACGACCGCTGGAGCCTCATCTCCCTGTCCAACAACAGCGGCAAGAACGTGGAGCTGAAGTTCGTCAGCTCGCTGCGGCGGCAGTTCGAGTTCAGCGTGGACTCCTTCCAGATCATCCTGGATTCCATCCTGGCCGTCTACAGAGCCTCAGACCGGCCCCTGACACAGGACTGCCACCCCGCCGTCATCGCCGAGAGCATGTACGGGGACTTCAACCAGGCCATGGACCACCTGAAATACAAACTGATCTCCACCCGCAACCCGGAGGAGATCCGGGGAGGCGGCCTCCTCAAGTACAGCAACCTCCTGGTGCGTGACTTTAAGCCGGCGGATGAGGCTGAAATTAAATCTCTGGAACGTTACATGTGCTCCAGGTTCTTCATTGATTTTCCCGACGTTGCCGAGCAGCAGAGGAAAATCGAGTCCTACCTGCGCAACCACTTCATCGGG contains:
- the TENT5D gene encoding terminal nucleotidyltransferase 5D, with the translated sequence MTEDLDHRFSYLTWDQIKILDQVLTEAIPIHGRGNFPTLEVKPKDIIHMVKEQLIEKQIHVRDIRLNGSTASHILVKHNGTSYKDLDIIFGVELPSELEFQVVKEAVLNCLLDFLPKCVNKQKITAQTMKDAYVQKMVKVSTDHDRWSLISLSNNSGKNVELKFVSSLRRQFEFSVDSFQIILDSILAVYRASDRPLTQDCHPAVIAESMYGDFNQAMDHLKYKLISTRNPEEIRGGGLLKYSNLLVRDFKPADEAEIKSLERYMCSRFFIDFPDVAEQQRKIESYLRNHFIGEEKSKYDYLMTLRGVVNKSTVCLMGHERRQTLNMITILALKVLGEQNIIPNAANVTCYYQPAPYISDRNFSSYYIAHGQPPVFYQPYPFHIQLQSGMV